CAAGGAGGCCTAATCATGGAACTTTCTACGGGTGGACTTATTTTCATGGTAGGCTCCTGGGCCGCCATCATCGCGCTCTGCGTTTTCTGCTTCGCCAAGGTTTTAGGCGGCAAGAAAAAGTAGTCCTGTAATAAAAAGATTGTACGGAAGAACAAACACAGAGTTCCCTGGAGGGAACTTTAAAATGGAGAAATAAAATGTTCGCAATTAAGAAAAAAGTTGAAGAACTTGGTCTTGTTCTACCTGCTGTCGCTGCACCTCTGGCAGCTTACGTTCCGGCCACTCGCGTGGGTGACGTGATTTTCGTATCCGGTCAGCTCCCCTCTGTAAACGGAGACTTTTCCGCTTATACCGGAATCGTCCCCACCGCCCTGACTCAGGAAAAAGCAACGGAAGGTGCCGCCATCTGTCTGTTGAACAATATTGCAGCAGCGGCAAGCATGCTGAAGGAAGGCGAAACTCTAAAGCTGGTACAGTTGCAGGGTTTTGTCCAGTCTGACCCAAGCTTTAAGGAACAGCCTGCAGTGCTGAATGGTGCAAGCGAACTGGCCGTCAAGATTCTTGGTGAAAACGGCAAGCACGCCCGTACTGCGGTTGGCGTTGCGGCATTACCCAAGAACGCAGGCGTTGAAGTCAGCTGCACTTTCCAGGCAATCAAGGCTTAACTTTTTAGACGCTGGAAAAGTTTAAGGGCGAGTCCACGGGACTCGTCCTTTTTCATTACTGGATTAGAGATTCTGCGGATTCAAAATCCTAGAAATCGAATTTCTTCAGCCAGTCGCGAACGGCGTAGGTGGGAACATCCGCCTTGCGGACATGAGCGGCCACGAAGCCGCCGGCGGTAGAAGCCATCTTCTGAGGGTCCAGTCGAATTCCCACACGTCCAAGATCCAAGCGGTCGGCATCATAGCAGGTGTCGATGGTGGGGTCACCCGTAGAGCGTTCCGTCGTATGGTTCTTGCAGGCGTGATAGAGTTTCTCAAACTGTTCGTCTGTGATTTCGAAAAGCTTTTCTTCGCGGCACTTCTTGGCGAATTCGGCTCCGCGGCCACCATGGGTTTGATCGTAGCCATCGCTTTCTCGCTTGGAATCGTGGAAGAGGGCGAAAAGACGCACTACGGTAATGTCGGCTCCGGTTTTCTTCGCCAAAAGCAGTCCGTTAAACTCCACCTGGCGCCAATGTTCCAGCCCGTGGATTTCGGAATCGTAAACCCGATCCTCGAAAACGAAGTCTTGTAACGCAGCGAAGTCGATCATAGGGAACAGCAACAATACAAACTATGCGATTTTCCACTGACCCAAGGTGCGTTTTTCCGCATCGAAGGCGACGCCAATCTTGAACAGTTTTTTCGGGGAGCCGTCGGCAGTCTTGGTCACGGTGTAAGGCACCAGATACCCCTTGTCGTCGATTTGTCTGAGAGCATCGTCGGCAGTACCGTTTGCATCAAGTTTGAATTCAAATACGTAAACAGCGTCGGCGGTTTCCACCACGGCGTCGGCGCGGCCTGCGGCGGTACGTTCCTCGCAACGGACAAGGTACGGCGTCGCAATTCTGAATATCAGGTAGAAAATAGTTCTATAATGATGTTCGTTCTGCTTTTCGGCGTCGTAGGGAATGCTCGCCATGAACGCGCGCATTTCTGTAAGCGCAGTTTCAATGTCACACGCCTTCATCGCCGTCACGAAGTGGTCCAAGAACTCGGAGGTTTCCTCATCATTTTTTGACACATACGAATTCGTCAGCAAATCCAGCATTCCATTACGAACTTCATCGTTGGGGAACTGCAATTTGAACGGACGTACTGAATCCTTTTCGTAACCCTTGATGGTCAAATATCCACTTTGGTATAAAACCGGGATGGGAGTCTCTGCGGTTTCTGTAGGAGCATCAAAAGTTCTCTGTGCAACAGAAAAACCACGATCATATTCTTCGGGACTCAGCTTATAACGGGCCATGGCCTTCACAAGCATGGTCGGCGTGCCCGATGCAAACCAATAGTTTAAGAAATTCTGTTTACCTAAAGAGTTTATCAAGCTAAACGGATTGTAGATATCCGGTGAGTTTTCGCTGAAGTGGTAACCATCATATCGGCGCTGCAAAGTTGCGACAGCCTCGTCGTAGGTCATTTTCTGCTTGTCGGCGAGTGCCTGGATTTCGGGCTGCATCTGGGTCAGCAGTTCTTCCTTGGTGATGCCGCAGATGGCTGCATAGTCGTCATCCATGGTAATGACATTCAGGTTGTTCAGTTCGCTAAAGATGCTGAGCTGGCTGAACTTGCTGATACCCGTGAGGAACACGAAACGAAGCATGCCGCCAAGGGCCTTGAGGGGCGCGTAAAGTTCCCGCATCTGCATTCGGATACGTTCTAGCGCACTCGCATCGCCCATAGCCTCAAGAACGGGAGCATCGTATTCATCAACCAAGACAACGACTTGCGACTTTGTCTGGTTATTTGCAGCTTCAATAATACGCCTAAGCCTTGCGCCCCATGCCTGGCTAGTTGTCTTGTCCAAACAATACTCTTTTTCGTAAGACTCCAGATTCAGGCTCATGTTCTCGGCAAACTTATCCTGGTCTGTCGATTTGACCGTGCTCATGTCCAGCCGGATGACCGGATACTTTTTCCACTCGGTCTCCAGGCGTTCCATGGCTAGGCCAGTGAACAGTTCCTTGCGACCTTCGAAATAGCATTGCAATGTGCTAATCAAAAGGGACTTTCCAAAACGGCGAGGGCGGCTGAGGAAGTAATACTTGCTTGTATGAGTCAACTTGTAAACAAGGTCCGTCTTGTCTACATAAAAGAAGCCTTCGTTGCGAATGCTCGCAAAATCCTGGATGCCGATGGGAAAATTCTTTAACGCCATGTTTTAAATATAACAAAAGGCGAGAGAAGTAGCCACGCTTGCGTGGATATTTCCGAGCCGCAGTATATGCATGCGAAGCATGCCATATAACAAAAGGCGAGTGCAGCGACCGCCGAGTTTACTCGAGCGGGCATTGCCGAGCCGCATTATATGCATGCGCTGCATATCAAAACAATACTTAAGCAAAAAAAATTGCTCATTATCAAGTTTATAATCCTATTTGCAAATCACGATAAGTCACCAACGTCCGCACAATAATTCCGAATAACAGACTTATTCACGAAAGTCCAGTCATTTCGCAAGTATTTTCTTGGGGGCGATATTTTTTTGCAAAGTTTCTCAACTTTTTTTCTAAACACCTCTTTTTGCTTTTCAATTAGAAGATAATTAGCCTCTGACTGATTCTTACTCTCAAGTAATTTTTTTTCATAGGCAAAGTCACTAATTGAGACGGATTCAATCAGATCCTTAATTGTCTTAAATCTCAAGTTTTGTTTTGTAGATATAATGCGCCATTCCCGTTCATCTTAATATGAATATCGCTTTATAAATGGGTAAAGCAATTTATTTGGCACAAGAATTTTCTGTTTTTTTTTCTTCTAAATGGGGTATATACATAACAGGGTAAAACAGAATTTTTTCACCCAGAAGTTCCAGAAGTTTTCGACCATTAAAAATAATCAGTACAGAATTCTCTTTGAAAGCATAATTTTGCCACATTAAAGATGTTTTTTGCGTAGTTATACAAGACGCATAAATCTTTTTTCCATGTTCAATTTCATAGGAATAAGCTTCAATAAAATTTCTATCAACATGATCATACCACTTCGGAGGAAATCCTAACTTTAATACTTTCTTATCTACAAGCAGCTTTAGTTTATCATAAGTAGTAAACCAATAAAAGTGGTAATTCTTTTCCCCATTGACAAATTTACCATATTCCTCTTTTCTTAAAAAGAATTTTTTTAAATCTTCTTTTTCTTTTATAGGATTGAATTGCAATGAAGATAATGTATCCTCTTCTGATTCCACATATTTTCCGTTTTCAAAGCGCTCGTTTGTATCATTCACAACATTTCCCTTCTCAAGCCGTAAAGTATTCCTTCTCATATTTTCCTTTTTTAGAGACATCTTTGTTGCAAACCGATTGCCAGAGGAGTTGCGGAGGCAACGGACAGAAAAGCCGTTGTTCTTATTGTTGTTGTTCTCGTTCACGTTCGAGTTATTGTAGTTGAAGTTCTTGTTGTAGGCGTTATTACTATTGTTCTCAGTAGAAGACCAGAAGTTCCCGTTGTTGCCAGCATTGTTGAAGCTACCATTGTTGTAGTTGCCAGCAGGAAGGACGGAGAAACCCTTACAAGAATTTCGCAGCAACTTTCAGCGGAAACAGCAAAAGCGGACAACAGCCGCGATTCACCATTCCCGACAAACTCTACTCGCCCTGCATATCAGCAGCGAGTATGCCGCCCAACTCCAGAGGTTCACTCCTGCACATCAAAGCAACAGGATTCCGACCTTAGCAAATTCTGCATTCTGTCAAAACGATCGTTGAGCATTTTCCACACGCCACTATCAAATTGCTTCACATCATGCATTATGCGAGTGCGAATGCGCATCTGTTCTATCTCATAAAATATTTGCCGTTCATCCAGAGACTCACCTCGTTTAAACGCCACGTGTAGTTTTACCGCCAGTTCCAGAGATTCATTTCGCAAGGAATCACCAGTTCCAAAACGAAAATTACGGTGCAGCCTAGAAGTAAAATTTGTAAGAGCCACAGCATTGTCATAAGCTTCGCGGTAAAGACGCAATTTTAATGACTCCTGAGCATTAACAATAGGCAAAGTTTGCTCTTTAGCCCTAACGGCATTAGACACGCAACCATTTTTCCAAGAAGAAAATCCTTCCAAAGGTTCAATCCCATGAACGGCAATTCTCTTTTCGTCTTGGCATTCTACCGAATACCCAAACGACTGGGCTACAGCCATATACTTATCCAAGGCAATTTTCGGGAAACCAATGCGCACAATGTCGCAAGCCAGTGACAAGTTGTGAACAGCACTTACCTTGCATTCCCGAAACCTCTTGCAAAAACGAAATGCAGACCTTTCATAAGCCTTGTAAAACGAGCCTTCCAAATAAAGATAGATGGAGGATTTGTTCGTTTCTTCCAAAGCATATATTTCAGACATTTTCATATTCATGTTCCTTGTTGAATAGACTGGGTAAGCCGATATGCGTTATAATGCCCCATATAGCCCAGGTAGCTTTGAACTCTACTTTTCTGCTTATCTTCATCACGGCAAGGATTCTTTACACATTCTACAAAGTTTTTAACCGTACGCCTACCCGGGTAAGTGCGGTACGGCAGAATATAGGCTCCAAGCATAGGAAAACCTTTCTGTATAGGTTGAAGCCTTGTTTTCTTTTCATTTAGATTCAAATGCAACCGTGATTTAAGATAATCCCGAATCTTGAAGATTGCTTCTAAAAGAACAGACTTGTCGTGATGAACCAGAAGCATATCATCAACATAGCGGCCATAGCAGCGAATTTTCAGCTGATGCTTTACAAACTGGTCCAATTTATTCAAGTAGATATTACCAAACCACTGGCTGGTAAGATTACCGATGGGAAGTCCACAGTTTACTGAAGTTCCCCGAAGGCTCTTGTTTAACGGAAGATCGTTCCACGCACTTGGCGGGCTTCTAAAAATAGCGTTATCTAGGGGATTATTGTAGATAAACTTTTTTAGAAGGAATATGCACAAGTCCTTATCGGGAACACCAGACCACTTGCCTCGGCTCAAGCCTTCTACGCAAAGCTGGTACAGAATATCGCGATTGATTCCCATAAAGAAACCGCTAATGTCTAGACGAAGAGACCAACACTCCCTTGTAAAATCTCGACTTTCAGACACCATAAAATACTTTGCGCGGCTCACGGCAAAATCGGTTCCACGGCCAACACGGCAGCTGTAGCAATCATGAATGAACTGTCGGTCGAATATGGGGCAAATCCAGTTACACAGCAAATGGTGCACAACCCTATCACGAAAGTTTGCTGCAATGATTTCGCGTTTTACAGGAGTTTCGTTGATAAAGCAAATGGATGGCCTGAGATCATACGTTCTTGAAGACAATTCTCGCGATAAATCATAGATAGACTGTTCCAGGCTTAGTTCAAACTGCAGCTGGTTTACCGTGTTCCTTTTATGGCGACGTGCTTGATAGTACGCCTCCAGTAGAGGGAGAACCAAGTCATCTGCCGTTAAAATTTTTGATTTCACGACACTTATTCTTTTATTCAAAATTTTGCAAACAAATTTTATCCGCGCTTCGCGCGGCCGCCCCACCCCGCCCGGCAAGGCTCGGCGGGGTGGGGCGGCGCAACCCCTGCCTTCGGCTTGGGGTTGCCTAGAGGCAGGCTCCTAGTTGGAGTCGCGGAGGCAACGGACAGAAAAGCCGACGTCCTTATTGCCGTAGCTCTCGTCCACGTACGAGTCATCGTAGTCGAAGTACTTGCCGTAGGCGTCATTACTACTGTACTCAGTAGAAGACCAGAAGTCCCCGTAGTCGCCAGCATTGCCGAAGCTACCACTGTAGTAGAGGCCAGCAGGAAGGACGGAGAAACCGTACGCATCTTCGCCATTGCCACTGCTGTTCCAGCCACTTGTTGATTTCAACTTGGTTCCCGCGGTAGAGGTTCCTCCAATAGCACGCCACAGGGTGCTCCAATCGGAGTTGCTAGGCAGGTGCCAGCCCTCGGGGCAGACGCCTCTCACCACAGTCGTTGAACTTGTCGAAGCGGCTGCACATGTCGTGCCATAGCCACAACCCTTGCCTGCATCGCTGAACACTGCGGCAGAGTCCATGGCGGCAGACCACAGATACAGGCGACCAGTCACTTCGCAGTTCACCTCCTCGTTATAATAGCAATAGCTCTTTGCGGTTCCCTCGTTGTAATCGTAGTTCAGGTTCTGCGCCATCCAGGTCTGGGTTCCGATGGTTACAATCTTGTAGGTCTGGTTATCACGCATATCCGTCATGGTACCGTAGGTGATATTCGGATTCAAACGTGCATCCCTGGGATATGCCCAGGACCAACCTCCCATAAGACTCTTCCAGCCGTCCGCCGAGCAGTAGTACTTGTTGGTTGCGGTAACCACACCGTTTATGACCTGGCCCACATCTTCGCTTGAACACATCTGTCTGTAAGTGTCGTAATCAATCGCCGCAGCCTTTACCCAGCCGTTAGTGCGGCATACATAGTATGTTTCGCTATAGAGTCCAACGGAGTCAATCAGGTTCGTGTAGCAGCCGCCAAGTGTCTTGGACTGCCCGTCAGTCACTTCTCTCCAGCCAGTCGTTCCGTTGCAGGCATATACCTTGCCCGTATTCACGCGTCCATTCATCAAGTCACCATCCGTTGTAGCAGAGCACTTTGAACGAGCCTCGTAAGTGTCGTTGTAAATATCGGGAGCCTTGACCCAGCGGTAAGATGTATCTGCAACACCGGTCGCACATACATAATACAGGCCGTTTACCTTGACAGCAGAAGTATCGTTGAGGGACCCCTCGGTGCAAGCCTTACCGCCATCAGCCTTCTGCTTGTACATGAGGCTATCTATGGCCGTTCCAAGTCTCCACTTATTATCTTCATAGACATACACAAGGTTCGCGTTCACTCGACCGTTGCGCACATCGCCAGTCTTGAAGTCGTGGCCCCAGCCAGCAGTATCCTTCTCGATATCGGTTGCCACACGCCATTTAATACTATCGGCATCCACGCAAATAAAGCGTTTCTTGTTCGCTTGGCTCGTGTAGCTTGCGGCGTAGTCCTTGCTTGCTTCGCCATTGCTGTTAGTGGCATTCTTCACGGTGCCAACAGGAACAGTGTCGCTGCCGCAGACGCCAAGGCCATATTCGCGACTCCAGAAGTTGCGCAGATACTTTTCAAAGCCAGGCACAGAACCGAGGCTCCAGCCCTTCACATAACCTCGATAAACACCATATTTTTTAGCATTGTCCATATCGGCAGCCCACTTGGCAATGGTGCCGCGTGTAGCCTTGTCGTCCCACTTGCCATCCTCTTCAATGTCCTTGCCGAAACTGGCCAGGAGCCCGCTGAGGTCAGCCTCGGAGCGGTCGCCCTGCAGCAAGATGGAAATCGCAAGGAGGGCTGCGTTCTGGTCGCCTTCGCCAAACACATCCAAGTCTTCGGAATAGCCAAAGCCGTTGTTATCAATACCGAATGCCGCAAAGATTTCCTTCTGGGCGCGTTTCTTGGAAGCCTTGATAGTGGATTCCAGACCGTTTTCCATGAGGTAGCCCACGCGGTAATATTCCAAGTGGGTCAGCAAGTTGATGTTCACGCTGTTGCGGGCCTGCAGATCGGAATATGCATTCAGGACGATGCTGGAGGTACTGTTCTTGCCTGAGACTTCGTTACGGTAAAAGCCGTTTGCCGTCAATCGCACATAGCTGGATTTCAGGGAAACGTTGTTCACGCTGAAACGACCGTCATCGGTAATGATTTCGCCACCGAAAGTGCGACCGGTCTGCACCAGGCTACGGCTACCATCCAGTTCAAAAAGCGTCACCGTGGATCCGTTGATAAAAGGTCCTTTCTGGGAAACGCCGCTCAACTTCGCAAGAGAGACCACATCTTCACCGGGAACAACAACCTCCCCACTACCGCCGTTCAGGTTCATGCTGAACTGGTCATCACCGCACTGAATTGTCACAGCATCTTCCGTCTGGGAAACGACCTTGCAGCCTACGCCAGGGTCGCCATCTGCGCCATCCTTGCCATCGGCACCAGCAACACCGGTATCACCCTTGTCGCCTTTTTCTCCTTTTTCGCCATCTTTACCATCGGATCCTGCAACACCTTGTTCGCCACGTTCACCTTTGGTTCCAGCATCACCTTTGTCCCCCTTGGCTCCATCGGCACCATCTTTACCATTCAGCACCACGCCGATGGAATCCCCTGCGCAGTAGATGGCGACACCGGAACCATCCGCAAGGTTCTTAGTCTCACAACCAAAATCTGCAG
This Fibrobacter sp. UWEL DNA region includes the following protein-coding sequences:
- a CDS encoding RidA family protein, with the translated sequence MFAIKKKVEELGLVLPAVAAPLAAYVPATRVGDVIFVSGQLPSVNGDFSAYTGIVPTALTQEKATEGAAICLLNNIAAAASMLKEGETLKLVQLQGFVQSDPSFKEQPAVLNGASELAVKILGENGKHARTAVGVAALPKNAGVEVSCTFQAIKA
- a CDS encoding ATP-binding protein, whose amino-acid sequence is MALKNFPIGIQDFASIRNEGFFYVDKTDLVYKLTHTSKYYFLSRPRRFGKSLLISTLQCYFEGRKELFTGLAMERLETEWKKYPVIRLDMSTVKSTDQDKFAENMSLNLESYEKEYCLDKTTSQAWGARLRRIIEAANNQTKSQVVVLVDEYDAPVLEAMGDASALERIRMQMRELYAPLKALGGMLRFVFLTGISKFSQLSIFSELNNLNVITMDDDYAAICGITKEELLTQMQPEIQALADKQKMTYDEAVATLQRRYDGYHFSENSPDIYNPFSLINSLGKQNFLNYWFASGTPTMLVKAMARYKLSPEEYDRGFSVAQRTFDAPTETAETPIPVLYQSGYLTIKGYEKDSVRPFKLQFPNDEVRNGMLDLLTNSYVSKNDEETSEFLDHFVTAMKACDIETALTEMRAFMASIPYDAEKQNEHHYRTIFYLIFRIATPYLVRCEERTAAGRADAVVETADAVYVFEFKLDANGTADDALRQIDDKGYLVPYTVTKTADGSPKKLFKIGVAFDAEKRTLGQWKIA
- a CDS encoding RNA-directed DNA polymerase encodes the protein MKSKILTADDLVLPLLEAYYQARRHKRNTVNQLQFELSLEQSIYDLSRELSSRTYDLRPSICFINETPVKREIIAANFRDRVVHHLLCNWICPIFDRQFIHDCYSCRVGRGTDFAVSRAKYFMVSESRDFTRECWSLRLDISGFFMGINRDILYQLCVEGLSRGKWSGVPDKDLCIFLLKKFIYNNPLDNAIFRSPPSAWNDLPLNKSLRGTSVNCGLPIGNLTSQWFGNIYLNKLDQFVKHQLKIRCYGRYVDDMLLVHHDKSVLLEAIFKIRDYLKSRLHLNLNEKKTRLQPIQKGFPMLGAYILPYRTYPGRRTVKNFVECVKNPCRDEDKQKSRVQSYLGYMGHYNAYRLTQSIQQGT
- a CDS encoding fibrobacter succinogenes major paralogous domain-containing protein — its product is MKISKIAGFAIPLTLIACGDSGTTENITNNYTSGMEIVDLVSSLPKCTADNEGDQVWVKEKGAASICVDGKWNVIGGSGAAADFGCETKNLADGSGVAIYCAGDSIGVVLNGKDGADGAKGDKGDAGTKGERGEQGVAGSDGKDGEKGEKGDKGDTGVAGADGKDGADGDPGVGCKVVSQTEDAVTIQCGDDQFSMNLNGGSGEVVVPGEDVVSLAKLSGVSQKGPFINGSTVTLFELDGSRSLVQTGRTFGGEIITDDGRFSVNNVSLKSSYVRLTANGFYRNEVSGKNSTSSIVLNAYSDLQARNSVNINLLTHLEYYRVGYLMENGLESTIKASKKRAQKEIFAAFGIDNNGFGYSEDLDVFGEGDQNAALLAISILLQGDRSEADLSGLLASFGKDIEEDGKWDDKATRGTIAKWAADMDNAKKYGVYRGYVKGWSLGSVPGFEKYLRNFWSREYGLGVCGSDTVPVGTVKNATNSNGEASKDYAASYTSQANKKRFICVDADSIKWRVATDIEKDTAGWGHDFKTGDVRNGRVNANLVYVYEDNKWRLGTAIDSLMYKQKADGGKACTEGSLNDTSAVKVNGLYYVCATGVADTSYRWVKAPDIYNDTYEARSKCSATTDGDLMNGRVNTGKVYACNGTTGWREVTDGQSKTLGGCYTNLIDSVGLYSETYYVCRTNGWVKAAAIDYDTYRQMCSSEDVGQVINGVVTATNKYYCSADGWKSLMGGWSWAYPRDARLNPNITYGTMTDMRDNQTYKIVTIGTQTWMAQNLNYDYNEGTAKSYCYYNEEVNCEVTGRLYLWSAAMDSAAVFSDAGKGCGYGTTCAAASTSSTTVVRGVCPEGWHLPSNSDWSTLWRAIGGTSTAGTKLKSTSGWNSSGNGEDAYGFSVLPAGLYYSGSFGNAGDYGDFWSSTEYSSNDAYGKYFDYDDSYVDESYGNKDVGFSVRCLRDSN